In Achromobacter spanius, the following proteins share a genomic window:
- a CDS encoding phage protein, which translates to MARFDRVYRLLVGKDGGQGLEIVPPIRITFDIAKTTAEEPNDAKITVYNLAAHTRRTLEEPGLRCVLYAGYAEEGGPLLMASGSIVYAYTRYDQPDVVTELTVKDGYIEVRDTAVSIGLGPGARASDIIRDIARQMGLPLLMADDAPDRRWEQGFSFYGAARTALHKVTQGTGLEWSIQNQQLQVVQRLGTTRRQAVVLAVDTGLLGQPERTRAAASEKAKAKAPGQAATAAPAVAAKTAKSATPASGQQQRDGWKVKSLLLPTISPGDLVKLESRSVVAFQRAETVRHTGDSEGGDWQTELSLVDPHPPSTKKEQS; encoded by the coding sequence ATGGCCAGGTTTGATCGCGTTTACAGGCTGCTTGTCGGCAAGGACGGCGGGCAGGGACTGGAAATCGTGCCCCCGATCCGCATCACATTCGACATCGCAAAGACCACCGCCGAAGAGCCCAACGACGCCAAGATCACCGTGTACAACCTGGCCGCGCACACCCGCCGCACGTTGGAAGAGCCCGGCCTGCGTTGCGTGCTGTATGCGGGCTATGCCGAAGAGGGCGGCCCCTTGCTGATGGCGTCCGGCAGCATCGTGTATGCGTATACCCGCTATGACCAGCCGGACGTGGTGACGGAATTGACCGTCAAGGACGGCTATATCGAAGTGCGCGACACGGCGGTCTCGATCGGCTTGGGGCCTGGCGCGCGCGCCAGCGACATCATCCGCGACATCGCGCGGCAAATGGGCCTGCCGCTGCTCATGGCCGACGATGCGCCCGATCGTCGGTGGGAGCAGGGCTTTTCTTTTTACGGCGCGGCACGCACGGCGCTGCACAAGGTCACGCAGGGTACTGGGCTGGAATGGTCGATCCAGAATCAGCAGTTGCAGGTTGTGCAGCGGCTGGGCACCACGCGGCGCCAAGCCGTTGTGCTGGCCGTGGACACCGGCCTGTTGGGCCAACCCGAACGCACACGGGCGGCCGCCAGCGAGAAGGCGAAGGCAAAGGCGCCGGGGCAGGCGGCTACCGCTGCGCCGGCCGTAGCCGCCAAAACCGCCAAATCCGCCACGCCCGCCAGCGGCCAGCAGCAGCGCGACGGCTGGAAGGTCAAGTCGCTGTTGTTGCCGACCATCAGCCCGGGGGATCTCGTCAAGCTGGAAAGCCGCTCGGTAGTGGCGTTTCAACGCGCGGAAACCGTGCGCCATACGGGCGATAGTGAAGGCGGGGATTGGCAAACGGAATTGAGCCTGGTCGATCCCCACCCGCCCTCCACAAAAAAGGAGCAGTCATGA
- a CDS encoding phage baseplate plug family protein, protein MIQILVPDANDSLTEMELDGMTYFLRLSWNSEALQWVLAIENAYNELIVAGIAVVPDTPLLAGYRHLAVPEGELVALAPDRRDSINRSALPSGEVALLYINADEVANGQV, encoded by the coding sequence ATGATCCAGATACTCGTACCGGACGCCAACGACAGCCTTACGGAAATGGAGCTGGACGGCATGACTTATTTCTTGCGCCTGTCCTGGAACAGCGAGGCGCTGCAATGGGTGCTGGCTATCGAGAACGCCTACAACGAACTGATCGTGGCGGGCATTGCGGTGGTGCCGGATACGCCTTTGTTGGCGGGGTATCGGCATCTGGCCGTGCCCGAGGGCGAACTGGTGGCCTTGGCCCCGGACCGCCGAGACAGCATCAACCGATCCGCGCTGCCGTCCGGCGAAGTGGCGTTGCTTTACATCAATGCAGACGAGGTGGCCAATGGCCAGGTTTGA